In Alkalimarinus alittae, the DNA window CTCGATGAACCATTTGCAGGTGTTGATCCAATTTCAGTCAGCGATATTAAGCAAATTGTCACACACCTGAAAGAAAAAGGCATCGGCGTCTTAATAACCGACCATAACGTCAGGGAAACCCTTGATATTTGTGAGAAAGCGTATATCGTGAGCGATGGACATATTATTGCTTCAGGAACAGCTGAAGACGTTTTATCAAACCAGCAGGTTAAAGATGTATACCTAGGGGATGAATTTAAATTGTGACCCTTTATCTCGGCAATCACTACTAATTTTTAGATCTCCTTACTAGAATGTTATTAATAGTAAATAATAAAACAACGCACTCAGAAGTGGTTTACACTAAAACGTATACAGTCTATTTGAGTGACGTAATAATAGGGAGACCTTGTTCATTGATGTTTTTGTATAAGGCGGAAAATAATACATGGTCATGAAAGCATCACTTCAGCTAAAGCTTGGCCAACAGCTGACGATGACCCCTCAACTGCAACAGGCAATACGCCTACTGCAGCTTTCTACTCTAGACCTTCAACAGGAGATTCAAGAAGCCCTTGAGTCAAACCCTATGTTGGAAGTTTCTGATGACGATAGAAACAGCTCAGAAAGCACCGACTCTAACGCCGAATCAGATTCAAATACACAGAGTACTTCAGAAGATTTGACCGCCACTGCAACAGAGACGCCTGCTGAGCAAGGTTCCGAAGATATTATGAACTCGGAGGACTGGTCAGATAGCATACCTAATGACTTGCCCGTCGATACAGCTTGGGACGATATATACCCTAACAACGCGCCTTCGGGTCCTGCGCCAGAAGAAGATAGTGACTTTGAGTCTCGAAACAGCGTAGGCGAATCATTGCAAGACCATCTGCTATGGCAACTTAACCTAACGCCAATGTCTGATGTCGACAAGTTAATAGGCATGTCAATCATTGACTCTATTAACACTGACGGCTACCTCTCCAGTACGCTAGAAGAAATATTATCGGGCTTTACCGAATCGTATCAAGATGAAATAGACGCGCACGAAGTAGAGCTGGATGAAATACAAGCTGTTCTCAAGCGCATACAGCATTTTGACCCGCCCGGGGTTGCCAGTAGAGATCTTCAAGAATGCTTGCTGATACAACTCAATCAACTGCCCAGCGAAACGCCTTGGCTTCCTCAGGCAAAGCTAGTTATTAACCACTACCTTAACTTACTAGGTAATCGAGACTACGCTCAACTCATAAGACGTAGCCGTATTAAAGAATCCGACTTAAAGCTGGTCATAAAACTTATTCAGTCACTCAACCCTCGTCCCGGTGAAGAGATCAGTGGCGACACCCCTGAATATGTTATACCTGATGTGGTCGTTAAAAAAGTCAATGACCGGTGGAAGGTTGAGCTTAACCCTGAGATAGCGCCAAAGATACGCGTCAACTCAGGTTATGCATCTCTCGTTAAGCGTGCAGATAGCAGTGCTGACAACACCTATTTAAAAGATCAGTTGCAAGAAGCCAAGTGGTTTATCAAAAGCTTACAAAGTCGTAATGAGACTCTTCTGAAGGTTTCGAGTAAGATCGTTGAACACCAGCAAGGCTTTTTAGATCACGGTGAAGAAGCGATGAAACCGTTGATTTTGCATGACATTGCTGAAGCGGTTGAAATGCATGAATCGACTATTTCGAGAGTAACAACACAAAAATACATGCATACACCTAGAGGCATATTTGAGCTTAAATACTTCTTTTCTAGTCATGTAAGCACCGCTTCGGGTGGAGAATGCTCATCAACCGCAATTAGAGCGATCATTAAAAAGCTAGTCGCAGCCGAGTCAGCGAAAAAGCCATTAAGTGATAGCAAAATTGCGACTATTCTTGACGAACAAGGCATAAAAGTAGCTAGGCGAACCATTGCAAAATACCGTGAGGCAATGTCAATTCCGCCATCGAATGAACGTAAACGACTCATATAGCAGTCATTAGTGATAAACATTTAAAATTAAACGGTTACGGATCAATAAATTGCCCTATTGATATGCTAAGATCAATTAAACATAACGTTAATTCCTACTGAACGTTTGGCGACTCAATTAAAGCAGTATAAAGAAAGAAAAGTGTTACGAAAAAGTAAAGTGTGAAACGAAAGTAATGAAGTTCTGTTTCTTGTTAACGATTATCGAGTGTTTTGATATAACGTTACAAGGAATATAAATAACGACATCAGGAGCGAAACATGCAATTGAATATTACAGGACACCACGTTGATCTAACTGACTCTTTAAAAGAATACGTCAGCGCCAAACTCGAAAAGCTCGAGCGACACTTCGACCATATTAGCAACGTCCAAGTTACCTTATCTGTTCAAAAACTTCGTCAAATTGCTGAAGCAACGCTTCACCTTAGCGGTGCAGACATTCATGCAACAGCGGAACAAGA includes these proteins:
- a CDS encoding RNA polymerase factor sigma-54 is translated as MKASLQLKLGQQLTMTPQLQQAIRLLQLSTLDLQQEIQEALESNPMLEVSDDDRNSSESTDSNAESDSNTQSTSEDLTATATETPAEQGSEDIMNSEDWSDSIPNDLPVDTAWDDIYPNNAPSGPAPEEDSDFESRNSVGESLQDHLLWQLNLTPMSDVDKLIGMSIIDSINTDGYLSSTLEEILSGFTESYQDEIDAHEVELDEIQAVLKRIQHFDPPGVASRDLQECLLIQLNQLPSETPWLPQAKLVINHYLNLLGNRDYAQLIRRSRIKESDLKLVIKLIQSLNPRPGEEISGDTPEYVIPDVVVKKVNDRWKVELNPEIAPKIRVNSGYASLVKRADSSADNTYLKDQLQEAKWFIKSLQSRNETLLKVSSKIVEHQQGFLDHGEEAMKPLILHDIAEAVEMHESTISRVTTQKYMHTPRGIFELKYFFSSHVSTASGGECSSTAIRAIIKKLVAAESAKKPLSDSKIATILDEQGIKVARRTIAKYREAMSIPPSNERKRLI
- the hpf gene encoding ribosome hibernation promoting factor, which translates into the protein MQLNITGHHVDLTDSLKEYVSAKLEKLERHFDHISNVQVTLSVQKLRQIAEATLHLSGADIHATAEQEDMYAAIDQLVDKLDRQILKHKEKNVDRLHGASAR